A single window of Streptomyces sudanensis DNA harbors:
- a CDS encoding TIGR02611 family protein → MSAESDERGGAARAAGGTPAAGGATEGTDGERPLGSRAPAFVKARRPLHLSWQVGVFLIGLTVVVIGVIMLPLPGPGWIVIFGGMAIWATEFVWAQLVLRWTKHKVTEAAQRALDPRVRRRNLVLTVTGLVLTGALAGVYVWKLGLVMPWEADE, encoded by the coding sequence ATGAGCGCGGAGAGTGACGAGCGGGGTGGGGCCGCCCGAGCGGCGGGCGGAACGCCTGCGGCGGGGGGCGCCACCGAGGGGACCGACGGCGAACGGCCGCTCGGCTCCAGGGCACCCGCCTTTGTGAAAGCCCGACGGCCCCTGCACCTGAGCTGGCAGGTCGGGGTCTTCCTCATCGGTCTCACCGTCGTCGTGATCGGTGTGATCATGTTGCCGCTGCCCGGGCCCGGCTGGATCGTGATCTTCGGCGGCATGGCCATCTGGGCGACCGAGTTCGTCTGGGCGCAGCTCGTCCTGCGCTGGACCAAGCACAAGGTCACGGAAGCCGCGCAGCGGGCACTCGACCCCCGCGTCCGGCGCCGCAACCTCGTGCTGACCGTCACCGGTCTGGTCCTCACCGGAGCCCTGGCCGGGGTGTACGTGTGGAAGCTCGGCCTCGTCATGCCGTGGGAGGCCGACGAGTGA
- the thrS gene encoding threonine--tRNA ligase has translation MSDVRVIIQRDSEREERVVTTGTTAADLFAGERSVVAARVDGELKDLAYQPKDGETVEGVEITSQDGLDILRHSTAHVMAQAVQELFPEAKLGIGPPVKDGFYYDFDVDRPFTPDDLKAIEKKMQEIQKRGQRFARRVVTEEAAREELAGEPYKLELIGLKGSATSEDGASVEVGGGELTIYDNLDAKTGELCWKDLCRGPHLPSTRAIPAFKLMRNAAAYWRGSEKNPMLQRIYGTAWPSRDELKQYLDFLAEAEKRDHRRLGSELDLFSVPEQIGSGLAVFHPRGGIIRRVMEDYSRKRHEEEGYEFVYTPHATKGKLFETSGHLDWYADGMYPPMQLDEGVDYYLKPMNCPMHNLIFDARGRSYRELPLRLFEFGTVYRYEKSGVVHGLTRARGFTQDDAHIYCTREQMAEELDRTLTFVLNLLRDYGLTDFYLELSTKDPEKFVGTDEAWEEATAVLQQVAEKQGLPLTPDPGGAAFYGPKISVQARDAIGRTWQMSTIQLDFNLPERFDLEYTGADGSKQRPVMIHRALFGSIERFFAVLLEHYAGAMPPWLAPVQAVGIPIGDAHVEYLQEFAAEARRKGLRVEVDASSDRMQKKIRNHQKMKVPFMVIVGDDDMNAGTVSFRYRDGSQENGIPRDRAIAKLVDVVESRAQV, from the coding sequence GTGTCAGACGTCCGTGTGATCATCCAACGCGATTCCGAGCGGGAAGAGCGCGTGGTGACGACGGGCACCACCGCCGCCGACCTCTTCGCCGGCGAGCGCTCCGTCGTCGCGGCCCGCGTGGACGGCGAACTGAAGGACCTCGCGTACCAGCCGAAGGACGGCGAGACCGTCGAAGGCGTCGAGATCACCTCCCAGGACGGCCTGGACATCCTGCGCCACTCCACCGCGCACGTCATGGCGCAGGCCGTCCAGGAGCTCTTCCCGGAGGCCAAGCTCGGCATCGGCCCGCCGGTCAAGGACGGCTTCTACTACGACTTCGACGTCGACAGGCCGTTCACGCCGGACGACCTCAAGGCCATCGAGAAGAAGATGCAGGAGATCCAGAAGCGCGGCCAGCGCTTCGCCCGCCGCGTCGTCACCGAGGAGGCCGCCCGCGAGGAACTGGCGGGCGAGCCGTACAAGCTGGAGCTGATCGGCCTGAAGGGCTCCGCCACCAGCGAGGACGGCGCGAGCGTCGAGGTGGGCGGCGGCGAGCTGACCATCTACGACAACCTCGACGCCAAGACCGGCGAGCTGTGCTGGAAGGACCTCTGCCGCGGCCCGCACCTGCCTTCGACCCGCGCGATCCCGGCGTTCAAGCTCATGCGCAACGCCGCCGCGTACTGGCGCGGCAGCGAGAAGAACCCGATGCTCCAGCGCATCTACGGCACCGCCTGGCCGTCCAGGGACGAGCTGAAGCAGTACCTGGACTTCCTCGCCGAGGCCGAGAAGCGCGACCACCGCCGCCTCGGCTCCGAGCTGGACCTGTTCTCCGTCCCCGAGCAGATCGGCTCGGGCCTCGCCGTCTTCCACCCGCGCGGCGGCATCATCCGCCGGGTCATGGAGGACTACTCGCGCAAGCGGCACGAGGAGGAGGGCTACGAGTTCGTCTACACCCCGCACGCCACCAAGGGCAAGCTCTTCGAGACCTCCGGCCACCTGGACTGGTACGCCGACGGCATGTACCCGCCCATGCAGCTCGACGAGGGCGTGGACTACTACCTCAAGCCCATGAACTGCCCGATGCACAACCTCATCTTCGACGCGCGGGGCCGCTCCTACCGCGAACTGCCCCTGAGGCTGTTCGAGTTCGGGACGGTGTACCGGTACGAGAAGTCCGGCGTCGTGCACGGCCTGACCCGCGCCCGCGGCTTCACCCAGGACGACGCGCACATCTACTGCACCCGCGAGCAGATGGCGGAGGAGCTGGACAGGACGCTCACCTTCGTCCTGAACCTGCTGCGCGACTACGGCCTGACCGACTTCTACCTGGAGCTGTCCACCAAGGACCCGGAGAAGTTCGTCGGCACGGACGAGGCGTGGGAGGAGGCGACCGCGGTCCTCCAGCAGGTCGCCGAGAAGCAGGGCCTGCCCCTCACCCCCGACCCGGGCGGCGCCGCCTTCTACGGTCCGAAGATCTCCGTCCAGGCCCGCGACGCCATCGGCCGCACCTGGCAGATGTCCACCATCCAGCTCGACTTCAACCTGCCCGAGCGCTTCGACCTGGAGTACACCGGGGCCGACGGCTCCAAGCAGCGCCCCGTCATGATCCACCGCGCGCTGTTCGGTTCCATCGAGCGGTTCTTCGCGGTCCTGCTGGAGCACTACGCGGGCGCCATGCCGCCGTGGCTCGCCCCGGTCCAGGCGGTCGGCATCCCGATCGGCGACGCCCACGTCGAGTACCTCCAGGAGTTCGCGGCCGAGGCGAGGAGGAAGGGCCTGCGGGTCGAGGTGGACGCCTCCTCGGACCGCATGCAGAAGAAGATCCGCAACCACCAGAAGATGAAGGTCCCGTTCATGGTCATCGTCGGTGACGACGACATGAACGCGGGCACGGTCTCCTTCCGCTACCGCGACGGCTCGCAGGAGAACGGCATCCCGCGCGACCGGGCCATCGCGAAGCTCGTCGACGTCGTGGAGTCACGCGCGCAGGTGTGA
- a CDS encoding HIT family protein → MLARMTNEPEQQIGVGAPDAFQRLWTPHRMAYIQGENKPTGSGAGDGCPFCSIPAKSDEDGLVIARGGSVYAVLNLYPYNGGHLMVVPFRHVADYTDLDEAETAELAVFTKRAMTALRTASGAHGFNIGMNQGGAAGAGIAAHLHQHVVPRWGGDTNFMPVTAHTKVLPQLLADTRRMLADAWPDA, encoded by the coding sequence ATGCTGGCCCGCATGACGAATGAGCCGGAGCAGCAGATCGGAGTGGGGGCGCCGGACGCGTTCCAGCGCCTGTGGACGCCCCACCGGATGGCGTACATCCAGGGGGAGAACAAGCCCACCGGCTCGGGGGCCGGCGACGGCTGCCCCTTCTGCTCGATCCCGGCGAAGTCCGACGAGGACGGTCTGGTCATCGCACGGGGCGGGAGCGTCTACGCGGTGCTCAACCTCTACCCGTACAACGGCGGCCACCTGATGGTCGTGCCGTTCCGGCACGTCGCCGACTACACCGACCTCGACGAGGCGGAGACGGCCGAACTGGCCGTGTTCACCAAGCGGGCGATGACCGCGCTGCGCACGGCCTCCGGGGCGCACGGGTTCAACATCGGCATGAACCAGGGGGGCGCCGCCGGCGCGGGGATCGCCGCCCACCTGCACCAGCACGTCGTGCCGAGGTGGGGCGGCGACACCAACTTCATGCCGGTCACCGCCCACACCAAGGTCCTGCCGCAGCTCCTGGCCGACACGCGCCGGATGCTGGCGGACGCCTGGCCCGACGCCTGA
- a CDS encoding EF-Tu/IF-2/RF-3 family GTPase, which translates to PALACDPDGPLAAEVVKTTSDPYLGRISLVRVFSGTLRPDDTVHVSGHGLADRGHEDHDADERVGALFAPFGRQQHQMDHCVAGDLACVARLSRAETGDTLSAKDDPLLMAPWTLPDPLLPFAVRARGKADEDRLSQGLARLAAEDPTLRLEQNRETGQVVLWCLGEAHMDVALERLRTRHGVQVDVVPHEVALRETFAAPAAARGRHVKQSGGHGQFAVCDIRVEPLPPGSGVEFADEVVGGAVPRQFVPSVEKGVRAQAARGVAAGYPLVDVRVTLVDGKAHSVDSSDAAFQTAGALALREAAADAPVGLLEPVAEVRVLVPEEYVGPVMSDLSGRRGHVVGTEQAGPGQALVRAEVPELEIDRYAVDLRSLTHGTGRFDRVRVRYEPMPSHLAERVRRERHARSAR; encoded by the coding sequence CCCGCCCTGGCCTGCGACCCCGATGGCCCCCTCGCCGCCGAGGTCGTCAAGACCACCTCCGACCCGTACCTGGGCAGGATCTCCCTCGTCCGCGTCTTCTCCGGCACGCTCCGCCCCGACGACACCGTGCACGTCTCCGGGCACGGCCTCGCCGACCGCGGCCACGAGGACCACGACGCCGACGAACGCGTCGGGGCCCTCTTCGCCCCCTTCGGCCGGCAGCAGCACCAGATGGACCACTGCGTCGCCGGCGACCTCGCCTGCGTCGCCAGGCTCTCCCGCGCCGAGACGGGCGACACCCTCTCCGCCAAGGACGACCCGCTCCTCATGGCCCCCTGGACCCTGCCCGACCCGCTGCTCCCCTTCGCCGTCCGGGCCCGCGGCAAGGCCGACGAGGACAGGCTCTCCCAGGGGCTGGCCCGGCTCGCCGCCGAGGACCCCACCCTGCGCCTGGAGCAGAACCGGGAGACCGGCCAGGTCGTCCTGTGGTGCCTCGGCGAAGCGCACATGGACGTCGCCCTCGAACGCCTCCGCACCCGCCACGGCGTCCAGGTCGACGTCGTGCCCCACGAGGTCGCCCTGCGCGAGACCTTCGCCGCCCCCGCCGCGGCCCGCGGCCGGCACGTCAAACAGTCGGGCGGGCACGGCCAGTTCGCCGTCTGCGACATCCGGGTGGAGCCGCTGCCGCCCGGATCCGGCGTCGAGTTCGCCGACGAGGTCGTCGGCGGAGCCGTGCCCCGCCAGTTCGTCCCCTCCGTCGAGAAGGGCGTACGCGCCCAGGCCGCGCGCGGCGTCGCCGCCGGGTACCCGCTCGTCGACGTCCGCGTCACCCTCGTCGACGGCAAGGCCCACTCCGTGGACTCCTCCGACGCCGCCTTCCAGACCGCCGGGGCGCTGGCCCTGCGCGAAGCCGCCGCCGACGCCCCCGTCGGCCTGCTGGAGCCCGTCGCCGAGGTGCGCGTCCTCGTCCCCGAGGAGTACGTCGGCCCCGTCATGAGCGACCTCTCCGGCCGCCGGGGCCATGTCGTCGGCACCGAGCAGGCCGGCCCCGGCCAGGCCCTCGTCCGCGCCGAGGTCCCGGAACTCGAGATCGACCGCTACGCCGTCGACCTCCGCTCCCTCACCCACGGCACCGGCCGCTTCGACCGCGTCCGCGTACGGTACGAGCCCATGCCGTCGCACCTTGCCGAGCGGGTCCGCCGGGAGCGCCACGCCCGGTCCGCCCGCTGA
- the pgsA gene encoding phosphatidylinositol phosphate synthase, with the protein MLNKYARAFFTRVLTPLAAFLLRRGVSPDAVTLVGTAGVVVGALVFFPRGEFFWGTIVITLFVFSDLVDGNMARQAGVSSRWGAFLDSTLDRVADGAIFGGFALWYAGGGDDEVLCAVSIFCLASGQVVSYTKARGESIGLPVAVNGLVERAERLVVSLVAAGLAGLHAFGVPGVRVLLPVALWLVAVGSAVTLGQRVVTVRREAAEADAAAGGGPRAERGSAS; encoded by the coding sequence ATGCTGAACAAGTACGCGCGTGCTTTCTTCACGCGTGTTCTCACACCGCTCGCCGCGTTCCTGCTCCGACGCGGGGTGAGCCCCGACGCGGTGACGCTCGTCGGGACCGCGGGCGTCGTGGTGGGAGCGCTGGTCTTCTTCCCGCGCGGGGAGTTCTTCTGGGGCACGATCGTGATCACGCTGTTCGTGTTCTCCGACCTCGTCGACGGCAACATGGCACGTCAGGCGGGTGTCTCCAGCCGCTGGGGCGCCTTCTTGGACTCGACGCTCGACCGGGTCGCGGACGGAGCGATCTTCGGCGGGTTCGCGCTGTGGTACGCGGGCGGCGGCGACGACGAGGTGCTGTGCGCGGTGTCGATCTTCTGCCTGGCGAGCGGCCAGGTCGTGTCGTACACCAAGGCGCGCGGGGAGTCCATCGGGCTTCCCGTCGCGGTGAACGGCCTGGTGGAGCGGGCCGAGCGGCTGGTGGTGTCGCTGGTCGCGGCGGGGCTGGCGGGGCTGCACGCGTTCGGCGTGCCGGGTGTGCGGGTGCTGCTGCCGGTGGCGCTGTGGCTGGTGGCCGTGGGCAGCGCGGTCACCCTCGGGCAGCGGGTGGTGACGGTCCGGCGCGAGGCGGCGGAGGCCGACGCGGCGGCCGGCGGAGGTCCGCGCGCGGAACGGGGGAGCGCGTCGTGA
- a CDS encoding phosphatidylinositol mannoside acyltransferase, which yields MSTAGERLADALYGLGWATVKRLPEPVAAGLGRRIADTAWKRRGQGVLRLEANLARVVPDAPPERLAELSRAGMRSYMRYWMESFRLPSWSTERVARSVEIEDIHRLTDCLDAGRGVVLALPHLANWDLAGVWATRALGIPFTTVAERLRPESLYDRFVAYRESLGMEVLPHTGGSAFGALARRLRSGGLVCLVADRDLSSSGVEVDFFGERARMPAGPALLAQHTGALLLPATLWYDGAATMRGRIHPPVEVPESGTRAERTAAMTQALADVFAGGIADHPEDWHMLQRLWAADLDPGKGPR from the coding sequence GTGAGCACCGCGGGGGAGCGCCTGGCGGACGCCCTGTACGGACTGGGCTGGGCGACGGTGAAGAGGCTGCCGGAACCGGTCGCCGCCGGGCTCGGGCGGCGGATCGCGGACACGGCGTGGAAGCGGCGCGGCCAGGGGGTGCTGAGGCTGGAGGCGAACCTGGCGCGGGTCGTGCCGGACGCCCCGCCCGAGCGGCTCGCCGAGCTGTCGAGGGCCGGGATGCGCTCGTACATGCGCTACTGGATGGAGTCGTTCCGGCTGCCGTCGTGGAGCACGGAGCGGGTGGCGCGGTCCGTCGAGATCGAGGACATCCACCGCCTGACGGACTGCCTCGACGCCGGGAGGGGGGTGGTGCTGGCGCTGCCGCACCTGGCCAACTGGGACCTGGCGGGCGTCTGGGCGACACGGGCGCTGGGCATTCCGTTCACGACGGTCGCGGAGCGGCTGAGGCCCGAGTCCCTGTACGACCGGTTCGTGGCGTACCGCGAGTCCCTGGGCATGGAGGTCCTGCCGCACACCGGCGGGTCCGCCTTCGGGGCGCTGGCGCGGCGGCTGCGGTCGGGCGGGCTGGTGTGCCTGGTCGCGGACCGCGACCTGTCGTCGTCCGGGGTCGAGGTGGACTTCTTCGGGGAGCGGGCGCGGATGCCGGCGGGCCCGGCGCTGCTCGCGCAGCACACCGGGGCGCTGCTGCTGCCGGCGACGCTCTGGTACGACGGCGCGGCGACGATGCGCGGCCGGATCCACCCGCCGGTCGAGGTGCCGGAGTCGGGGACGCGGGCCGAGAGGACGGCCGCGATGACGCAGGCCCTGGCGGATGTCTTCGCCGGCGGCATCGCCGACCACCCGGAGGACTGGCACATGCTGCAGCGGTTGTGGGCGGCCGACCTGGACCCCGGGAAGGGGCCGAGATGA
- a CDS encoding glycosyltransferase family 4 protein, which produces MRIGIVCPYSWDVPGGVQFHIRDLAEHLIRLGHRVSVLAPADEGTPLPPYVVSAGRAVPVPYNGSVARLNFGFLSAARVRRWLSEGTFDVIHIHEPASPSLGLLACWAAQGPIVATFHTSNPRSRAMIAAYPILQPALEKISARIAVSEYARRTLVEHLGGDAVVIPNGVDVDFFARAEPKEEWRSRDAAGGGTLGFIGRIDEPRKGLPVLMRALPRILEARPGTRLLVAGRGDEKEAVASLPAGARRHVEFLGMVSDEDKARLLRSVDVYVAPNTGGESFGIILVEALSAGAPVLASDLDAFAQVLDHGAAGDLFPNEDADALADAAIRLLGDGERRAGLRARGSAHVRRFDWSTVGADILAVYETVTDGAASVAADDRTTGLLARWGLVRD; this is translated from the coding sequence ATGAGGATCGGCATCGTCTGCCCGTACTCCTGGGACGTCCCCGGCGGCGTCCAGTTCCACATCCGCGACCTGGCGGAGCACCTGATCCGGCTCGGCCACCGGGTGTCGGTGCTGGCGCCCGCGGACGAGGGGACGCCGCTGCCGCCGTACGTCGTGTCGGCGGGGCGGGCGGTGCCCGTGCCGTACAACGGGTCGGTGGCCCGGCTGAACTTCGGGTTCCTGTCGGCGGCGCGGGTGCGGCGGTGGCTGTCCGAGGGCACGTTCGACGTCATCCACATCCACGAGCCGGCCTCCCCGTCGCTGGGGCTGCTGGCGTGCTGGGCCGCGCAGGGCCCGATCGTGGCGACGTTCCACACGTCCAACCCCCGGTCGCGGGCGATGATCGCGGCGTATCCGATCCTCCAGCCGGCGCTGGAGAAGATCAGCGCGCGCATCGCGGTGAGCGAGTACGCGCGGCGGACGCTGGTGGAGCACCTGGGCGGTGACGCGGTGGTCATCCCCAACGGCGTCGACGTGGACTTCTTCGCCCGCGCCGAGCCGAAGGAGGAGTGGCGGTCGCGGGACGCGGCCGGGGGCGGGACCCTGGGGTTCATCGGCCGGATCGACGAGCCCCGCAAGGGGCTGCCGGTACTGATGCGGGCCCTGCCGAGGATCCTGGAGGCCCGGCCCGGGACGCGGCTGCTGGTCGCGGGGCGGGGCGACGAGAAGGAGGCCGTCGCGTCGCTGCCGGCCGGGGCGCGGCGGCACGTGGAGTTCCTCGGGATGGTCAGCGACGAGGACAAGGCGCGGCTGCTGCGCAGCGTCGACGTGTACGTGGCGCCCAACACGGGCGGCGAGAGCTTCGGCATCATCCTGGTCGAGGCCCTGTCGGCGGGCGCCCCGGTGCTCGCCAGCGACCTCGACGCGTTCGCGCAGGTCCTCGACCACGGGGCGGCCGGCGACCTGTTCCCCAACGAGGACGCGGACGCCCTCGCCGACGCCGCGATCAGGCTGCTGGGGGACGGGGAGCGGCGTGCCGGGCTGCGTGCGCGGGGCAGCGCCCACGTGCGGCGCTTCGACTGGTCGACGGTCGGCGCGGACATCCTGGCGGTGTACGAGACGGTGACGGACGGGGCCGCGTCGGTCGCGGCGGACGACCGGACGACGGGCCTGCTGGCCCGCTGGGGGCTGGTGCGGGACTGA